In Dysidea avara chromosome 3, odDysAvar1.4, whole genome shotgun sequence, a single window of DNA contains:
- the LOC136250166 gene encoding uncharacterized protein C16orf52 homolog A-like, with amino-acid sequence MQMYSVRIRPDVGSLVKAMDRWLLIAASFFITAEVFTVVALVSPNWITSSDDSGSCMLGLVMTCKGSGNYLECHRETSLSLYWTTCLILIIVGMVGILVTFCVLITALWKRRTEVGSIVKWISFFSTISFCFAALVFPIGFVDDEIGGDPYYLPGRQRIGYAYICFVLSILFSVLGHVFINKICFPIQSVN; translated from the exons ATGCAAATGTATTCAGTTAGGATCAGGCCAGATGTAGGGTCGCTGGTGAAGGCGATGGACCGGTGGCTGCTGATTGCGGCCAGTTTCTTCATTACCGCTGAGGTGTTCACTGTGGTAGCGCTTGTGTCCCCTAACTGGATCACATCATCAGACGATTCAG GTTCATGTATGCTGGGTTTAGTGATGACGTGTAAAGGTAGTGGGAATTATTTGGAGTGTCACAGAGAGACTAGTCTGTCATTATATTGGACTACCTGTCTAATTCTGATCATTGTTGGCATGGTTGGTATACTGGTAACGTTTTGTGTTCTAATTACTGCCCTCTGGAAACGCCGCACTGAAGTTGGCAGTATTGTCAAGTGGATTTCATTCTTCTCAA CAATATCATTTTGTTTTGCTGCTCTTGTGTTTCCAATTGGATTTGTGGATGATGAAATTGGAGGTGACCCTTATTATCTACCTGGCCGACAACGCATCGGATATGCTTACATCTGCTTTGTATTATCCATCCTATTCTCTGTATTAGGCCACGTCTTTATCAACAAGATCTGCTTCCCCATCCAGTCTGTTAATTAA